The following are from one region of the Cyanobium gracile PCC 6307 genome:
- a CDS encoding glycosyltransferase family 2 protein — MAESASLSVVVPLYNEEASVPLLVEQLLAALRPLGRPFELVLVDDGSRDGTQAVLRDLAGRVPELVAVLLRRNYGQTAAMAAGFDASGGRVIVTLDGDLQNDPADIPLLLTRLEQDDLDLVSGWRQQRQDGALDRLLPSLVANRLIARVTGVRLHDYGCSLKAYRREVVCDMNLYGELHRFLPALAFIEGARIGEVRVSHQARRYGRSNYGIDRTFRVLMDLLTVWFMKRFLTRPMHVFGFAGLLALVVGLAIAAWLVGEKLLLGADIGNRPLLLMAVLAILSGVQLFSFGLLAELQMRTYHESQGRPIYRVRATVRGGPG; from the coding sequence ATGGCGGAGTCCGCCAGCCTGTCGGTGGTGGTGCCCCTGTACAACGAGGAGGCCAGCGTGCCCCTGCTCGTGGAGCAGCTGCTGGCGGCCCTGAGGCCCCTCGGGCGGCCGTTCGAACTGGTGCTGGTGGACGACGGTTCCAGGGACGGCACCCAGGCGGTGCTGCGGGATCTGGCCGGCCGGGTGCCCGAGCTGGTGGCCGTGCTGCTGCGGCGCAACTACGGGCAGACGGCCGCCATGGCCGCCGGCTTCGACGCCAGCGGCGGCAGGGTGATCGTCACCCTCGATGGGGACCTCCAGAACGATCCCGCCGACATCCCGCTGCTGCTGACCCGGCTGGAGCAGGACGACCTGGACCTGGTGAGCGGCTGGCGCCAGCAGCGCCAGGACGGGGCCCTCGACCGACTGTTGCCGTCCCTTGTGGCCAACCGCCTGATCGCCCGGGTGACCGGGGTGCGGCTGCACGACTACGGCTGCTCCCTGAAGGCCTACCGCCGGGAGGTGGTCTGCGACATGAACCTCTACGGGGAACTGCACAGGTTCCTGCCGGCTCTGGCCTTCATCGAAGGGGCCCGGATCGGTGAGGTGCGGGTGTCCCACCAAGCCCGTCGCTACGGCCGCAGCAACTACGGGATCGACCGCACCTTCCGAGTGTTGATGGACCTGCTGACGGTGTGGTTCATGAAGCGGTTCCTGACCCGGCCGATGCACGTCTTCGGCTTCGCCGGCCTCCTGGCCCTGGTGGTGGGCCTCGCCATCGCCGCCTGGCTGGTGGGGGAGAAACTGCTGCTGGGGGCCGACATCGGCAACCGCCCCCTGCTGCTGATGGCGGTACTGGCGATCCTCAGCGGTGTGCAGCTGTTCAGTTTCGGGCTGCTGGCGGAACTGCAGATGCGCACGTATCACGAAAGCCAGGGCCGGCCGATCTACCGGGTACGCGCCACCGTGCGGGGGGGGCCTGGCTGA
- a CDS encoding C40 family peptidase, whose translation MATLGTLPAPGRIWTVTRPLPAYSRPQGPGLATEIHAGRHLRVLAPSATGPETRRRVRLLEDGYPCWVDAAALERHGQPVPSPPPLPRLDRDRITTRLEAVLAFAEAARHRPNRYLWGGTLGPDFDCSGLVQTAFAQAGIWLPRDAYLQERFCRPVAVASGVTSLLLPGDLLFFGTPQRCTHVALHLGGGRYLHSSGRQHGRDGIGIDDLNPRNRDPVACHYRAELRGAGRVMHSHDGSPLPP comes from the coding sequence ATGGCGACCTTAGGCACCCTGCCGGCGCCGGGCCGTATCTGGACCGTGACCCGGCCGCTGCCGGCCTACAGCCGGCCGCAGGGGCCAGGTCTGGCCACCGAAATCCACGCGGGCCGGCACCTGAGGGTGCTGGCCCCATCCGCCACCGGCCCCGAGACCCGCCGGCGGGTGCGACTGCTGGAGGACGGCTACCCCTGCTGGGTGGACGCGGCGGCCCTGGAGCGCCACGGGCAGCCCGTACCGTCGCCGCCGCCGCTGCCCCGCCTCGATCGCGACCGGATCACCACCCGCCTGGAGGCGGTGCTGGCCTTCGCCGAGGCCGCCCGTCACCGCCCCAACCGCTACCTCTGGGGGGGCACCCTGGGGCCCGACTTCGACTGCTCCGGGCTGGTGCAGACCGCCTTTGCCCAGGCCGGCATCTGGCTGCCCCGGGATGCCTACCTGCAGGAGCGCTTCTGCCGCCCTGTGGCCGTGGCCAGCGGTGTCACCAGCCTGCTGCTGCCGGGGGACCTGCTGTTCTTCGGCACCCCGCAGCGCTGCACCCACGTGGCCCTGCACCTGGGCGGCGGCCGCTACCTGCACAGCTCCGGGCGCCAGCACGGCCGTGACGGCATCGGCATCGACGACCTGAACCCCCGCAACCGGGATCCGGTGGCCTGCCACTACCGGGCCGAACTGCGGGGCGCGGGGCGGGTGATGCACAGCCACGACGGCAGCCCCCTGCCTCCCTGA
- a CDS encoding photosystem I reaction center subunit XI, whose amino-acid sequence MTVTPVADPTVGNLATPVNSSYFTKAFLNALPAYRPSLSPNRRGLEVGMAHGYLLYGPFAYTGPLRATEFASTAGLLATIGLVSILTICLSIYGTAGSGPNVQPPDATIDNPPADLFTKAGWAEFASGFWLGGCGGAAFAWFLCSTAIQSPLASIAGGVWSVG is encoded by the coding sequence ATGACCGTGACCCCCGTGGCCGACCCGACCGTCGGCAATCTGGCCACCCCCGTCAACAGCAGCTACTTCACCAAGGCCTTCCTGAACGCCCTGCCGGCCTACCGCCCCTCCCTCTCGCCCAACCGTCGCGGTCTTGAGGTGGGCATGGCCCACGGCTATCTCCTCTACGGCCCCTTCGCCTACACCGGCCCCCTGCGCGCCACCGAGTTCGCCAGTACCGCCGGCCTGCTCGCCACCATCGGCCTGGTGTCGATCCTCACCATCTGCCTCTCGATCTACGGAACGGCTGGCAGCGGCCCCAACGTCCAGCCCCCCGACGCCACCATCGACAACCCTCCCGCCGACCTGTTCACCAAGGCCGGCTGGGCGGAATTCGCCAGCGGTTTCTGGCTGGGTGGCTGCGGTGGCGCCGCCTTCGCCTGGTTCCTGTGCAGCACTGCCATCCAATCGCCCCTGGCCAGCATCGCCGGTGGCGTCTGGAGCGTCGGCTGA
- a CDS encoding serine hydrolase — MAFYSPDPAMGEALRQLIGRLEAEGRPGLGEQLSVTWLRYGDSLVGAAEGLGQEEFWGRGVSGASWAGPTLRYPASVVKLVYLVAAEAWLQRQLIEEGPELRRALADMVRDSGNDATSLVVDLLSGTTSGPSLPPERQAAWCRQRQLVNGWLARLGWSEVAGVNACQKTWAEGPYGRERDYYGAQLENRNRLSTDFTARLLHAVMAGAAVSPPACRRMTALLRRSLDPQARAADPENQVDGFLGAGLPEGARLWSKAGWMSQARHDAAYVEVEGGAPMLLVVFSEGRVRAADETLLPAIAAALLAA, encoded by the coding sequence ATGGCGTTCTACAGCCCGGATCCGGCCATGGGCGAGGCCCTCCGCCAGCTGATCGGCCGACTGGAGGCGGAGGGGCGCCCTGGACTGGGGGAGCAGCTCTCCGTCACCTGGCTCCGCTACGGCGACTCCCTGGTGGGGGCGGCCGAGGGCCTGGGTCAGGAGGAGTTCTGGGGCCGGGGGGTGAGCGGCGCCTCCTGGGCCGGCCCGACGCTCCGCTATCCCGCCAGCGTCGTGAAGCTGGTGTATCTGGTGGCGGCCGAAGCCTGGCTGCAGCGCCAGCTGATCGAGGAGGGCCCGGAGCTGCGTCGCGCCCTGGCCGACATGGTCCGCGATTCGGGCAACGATGCCACCAGCCTCGTGGTGGATCTGCTCAGCGGCACCACCAGCGGTCCGTCCCTGCCGCCGGAGCGCCAGGCAGCCTGGTGCCGCCAGCGCCAGCTGGTCAATGGCTGGCTGGCCCGCCTCGGCTGGAGCGAGGTGGCGGGGGTGAACGCCTGCCAGAAGACCTGGGCGGAGGGGCCCTACGGCCGTGAGCGCGACTACTACGGCGCCCAGCTGGAGAACCGCAACCGCCTCAGCACCGACTTCACGGCCCGCCTGCTGCACGCCGTGATGGCCGGTGCGGCGGTCTCCCCGCCGGCCTGTCGCCGCATGACGGCGCTGCTGCGCCGCTCCCTCGATCCCCAGGCCCGGGCTGCCGATCCCGAGAACCAGGTGGATGGCTTCCTCGGGGCCGGCCTGCCCGAGGGGGCCCGGCTGTGGAGTAAGGCCGGCTGGATGAGCCAGGCGCGCCATGACGCCGCCTATGTGGAGGTGGAGGGAGGGGCGCCGATGCTGCTGGTGGTCTTCAGTGAGGGACGGGTCCGGGCCGCCGACGAGACCCTGCTGCCGGCCATCGCGGCCGCCCTGCTGGCCGCCTGA
- the psaI gene encoding photosystem I reaction center subunit VIII gives MPSVMVPLVGILGAAVAMALLFNVIEATD, from the coding sequence ATGCCGTCCGTGATGGTTCCCCTGGTGGGAATCCTTGGCGCGGCGGTGGCCATGGCCCTGCTGTTCAACGTGATCGAGGCGACCGACTGA
- a CDS encoding ExeM/NucH family extracellular endonuclease translates to MPALFTGLYSQTFDALAVSGSANAWSNDVTLPGWHLFRQPASAPVALSTYNADSGTSNSGAFVSYGSSGSSDRALGGLGSGGSFFGSPASGSVAGWFALALSNASGSAIGSLDLSFNGEQWRQGGNTNAQTMELQWGFGASFDQVSTWITPGGSFNWSSPVTGSTAGAVEGNGAGRVSAVGGSLDLSASPWAADATLWLRWAETNDAGNDHGLAIDDLTLSLSQAAVLPEVSIQAIDAVASESGDGASLRISRTGSTLAALAVPISLAAGAGLAEAGDLTSPLPASVLIPAGAASVDLAIGVLDDALDEGTETLRIELAAPAGHTVADGAGSATITIADNDRISLISAVQGSGSSSPLVAQSVTLRAVVVADFQVSAELGGFFLQEETADWDTSALTSEGLYVAYPLGGTNADVVIGDRVLLTGTVAERFGQTLITAVSALTVEGQGRLGDTQRVDIPDLLAQRSSSLDLEPYEGMWVRFPETLSVNGLFGQFRFGEVELSAGGLPLQPTNVMEPGPAAFAAEQATARRELVLDDGSNSAYRPAAAATPAAPVRDQLLRRGDTITDVEGVLGFDFGKYRLQPTAPLSFTSGNPRPPAPAPAGAGQLRLASFNVLNTFTTLNAGGALTDTGLAPRGANTAEELERQLIKLTAALVGLQADVIGLMELENDADDATLAAIVARLNAAQPGGSGRLYSFVPTGLIGSDAIKVGLIYDSRTVAPTGPARVLDTASFTDPLSTGSPLNRPALAQGFRELASGEVLNVAVNHLKSKGSGGAAGLDLDQRDGQSAFNATRTAAASELVRWIGTDPTGNGDSDWVVLGDINAYAKEDPIRVLEAAGFRNALPTFTAEPPSSYAFFNPVDMSGALDHMLISPSLVRQAVAATDWSINAAEGAFRDYNLDTNSNGNAASRDFFAPDPYRTSDHDPLLLDLDLGRALPAGLAFSHGVASGDPYADSVILWTRVTPPAGFAGLVDVQWEVSTSAGFEAGSIVDRGVFTTSVARDWTVKVEADGLSADTVYHYRFRAGAAQSMVGQTKTLPVGSGPVRLAVFSCANFTAAEEFLAYGRAAAVHAVNPYDALVHVGDYIYEYGPGGFDEAEDAAGSRGFLPEREIVSLDDYRLRYAQYHTDVNLQALRAAAPLIAIWDDHETANDSWAGGAENHQSATEGDWISRRDAALKAYHEWLPIREPGLRQSGDGATALTPLTQGYRSFDFGDVLALHILETRLTARDEQLEYPDAAAVQARIGAILADPAQVGAYASQLGLTPPASPAAIPGFAAALAPLVTRELVLATVQQAWGDPGRDLLGDSQMAWLQQRMAGSSAAWQVLGQSVLMQSMAVPAELLLDAGNPALLDKYAAPLQKLATGTPFDQLTAAEKALFAEAGKIPYNLDAWDGYGVERETILQSALALGKRLISLAGDTHNAWAGVLDTMTTGTGPAGSLAGLEFATPGVTSPGLEKYLPGADAYIRANYPAVDGLDGLFMGYIGGLSYADVNRRGFLDLTVSTDRVDGAFHLLSGLDPVTDQPAWAIETVTGSADFSLTVAPEQGGPIQWQPGWKELDLVFGAAVDNGGNLTLLDPAAYGAVPERGIQLANVTVIGSEAPDTVYAGVGSRIEGRGGSDQFFNSESLGGNVLVGGGGADQFFLGQARDVVIGGGLIDPARTPGLAPATALADREADQFLIDSSAAVATAPPLRISDFEVGRDTAFIDGQQLQGTWEQIKQALAAAGIQANAAPDLAMPSGGPGLTLIPGVQVLQNLGAFGLDPDGDHLQLVVLEGPDWIRADRTTLSLTAPAGFGPADLASLTLRLGFFDGTAITPFTPSLTIAAVPPSEPGKPVVVVITPGGDATAIPVTITGGTFQADRPFQVVPTPAPVVGLGDSSVDFGIDLDPGLDRATVSFGLAALTVGAPFADTPSSRWVAVSSDPDTGVTTPLTYDPRQGGGARFYDLDADGSAEFLHLSLADGGPGDQGPAADGEILQSVTVGTVDLQPVFRRLDPLTLTVADPSRSGAAASLVLRASLSGRPASSNQIGYVVLEASELAGADALLADLAAIRSRAQTLFSTLESSDVTLAADTRFDREILLVNGQSVRFFEVIDASLADLTSAGDARLRFLTPGAPAGSDRSVGFASPSGATLALDLLDTDQGLDALIGQEQGLAPVLDFTAFSAAQAVQGTVVLSREADFDAITGFYRALDAQGTVRDAAGNLVRPGQAGYREAALRADNLVTELQGFRVGDDQSSITAVTISESSFLAPFAQVKEHTFFAYASANADGLGHFRTLGTNLFGLEDQFGGGDLDFDDHVIGFNFSQIV, encoded by the coding sequence ATGCCAGCGCTTTTCACAGGCCTCTACAGCCAGACCTTCGACGCGCTGGCGGTCTCCGGTTCAGCAAACGCCTGGTCCAACGATGTGACGCTGCCGGGCTGGCACCTCTTCCGCCAGCCGGCGTCAGCTCCGGTCGCCCTTTCCACCTACAACGCCGACAGCGGCACCAGCAACTCCGGCGCTTTCGTGAGCTACGGGTCGAGCGGCAGCAGCGACCGGGCCCTGGGGGGACTGGGTTCCGGCGGGAGTTTTTTTGGTTCGCCTGCCAGCGGGTCGGTGGCCGGGTGGTTCGCCCTGGCCCTGTCCAACGCCAGCGGGTCCGCCATCGGCAGCCTGGACCTCTCCTTCAACGGCGAGCAGTGGCGCCAGGGGGGGAACACCAACGCCCAGACCATGGAGCTGCAGTGGGGCTTCGGGGCCAGCTTTGATCAGGTGAGCACCTGGATCACGCCGGGCGGCAGCTTCAACTGGAGCTCACCGGTGACCGGGAGCACGGCCGGCGCCGTCGAAGGCAACGGCGCCGGCCGGGTGAGTGCGGTGGGCGGCAGCCTCGATCTCTCTGCCAGCCCCTGGGCGGCTGACGCCACCCTTTGGCTGCGCTGGGCGGAGACCAACGATGCCGGCAACGACCACGGTCTGGCCATCGACGATCTCACCCTTTCGTTGTCCCAGGCAGCGGTGTTGCCCGAGGTCTCGATCCAGGCCATCGACGCGGTGGCGAGCGAATCCGGCGATGGGGCCAGCCTGCGCATCAGCCGCACCGGCTCGACGCTGGCGGCCCTGGCGGTGCCGATCAGCCTGGCCGCGGGCGCCGGGCTGGCCGAGGCCGGCGACCTCACCAGCCCCCTCCCGGCCTCGGTGCTGATCCCGGCCGGTGCGGCCAGCGTTGATCTGGCGATCGGAGTGCTCGATGACGCCCTCGATGAAGGCACCGAGACCCTGCGCATCGAGCTGGCCGCACCGGCCGGCCACACGGTTGCCGACGGGGCGGGCAGCGCCACCATCACCATCGCCGACAACGACCGCATCAGCCTGATCTCGGCGGTGCAGGGCAGCGGCAGCAGCAGCCCCTTGGTGGCTCAGAGCGTGACCTTGCGGGCCGTGGTGGTGGCCGACTTCCAGGTCTCTGCTGAGCTGGGCGGCTTCTTTCTGCAGGAGGAGACCGCCGACTGGGACACCAGCGCCCTCACCTCCGAGGGGCTGTATGTGGCCTACCCCCTGGGGGGCACGAACGCCGATGTGGTCATCGGTGACCGGGTGTTGCTCACCGGCACGGTGGCCGAGCGCTTCGGCCAGACGCTGATCACGGCCGTCAGCGCCCTGACGGTGGAAGGGCAGGGCCGCCTGGGCGACACCCAACGGGTCGACATTCCCGACCTGCTGGCCCAGCGCAGCAGCTCCCTCGATCTGGAGCCCTACGAGGGCATGTGGGTGCGCTTCCCGGAAACCCTCAGCGTCAACGGTCTGTTCGGCCAGTTCCGCTTCGGTGAGGTGGAGCTCAGCGCTGGGGGACTGCCGCTCCAGCCCACCAACGTGATGGAGCCGGGGCCGGCGGCCTTTGCCGCCGAGCAGGCCACAGCCCGCCGCGAGCTGGTGCTCGACGACGGCAGCAACAGCGCCTACCGGCCCGCGGCTGCGGCCACCCCGGCAGCGCCGGTGCGGGACCAGCTGCTGCGCCGCGGCGACACCATCACCGACGTGGAGGGCGTGCTCGGATTTGACTTCGGCAAATACCGGCTGCAGCCCACGGCACCGCTCAGCTTCACGAGCGGCAACCCACGCCCGCCGGCACCGGCGCCGGCCGGGGCGGGCCAGCTGCGCCTGGCCAGCTTCAACGTGCTCAACACCTTCACCACCCTCAACGCCGGCGGCGCCCTCACGGACACCGGTCTGGCCCCCCGCGGGGCCAACACGGCCGAGGAGCTGGAGCGCCAGCTCATCAAGCTCACCGCCGCCCTGGTGGGTCTGCAGGCCGATGTGATCGGCCTGATGGAGCTGGAGAACGACGCCGACGACGCCACCCTGGCTGCGATCGTGGCGCGGCTGAACGCGGCCCAGCCCGGTGGCTCGGGGCGCCTGTACAGCTTCGTGCCCACCGGCCTGATCGGCAGCGACGCCATCAAGGTGGGCCTGATCTATGACAGCCGGACGGTGGCCCCCACCGGCCCGGCCCGGGTGCTGGACACCGCCAGTTTCACTGACCCTCTCAGCACCGGCAGCCCGCTTAACCGGCCGGCCCTGGCCCAGGGTTTCCGGGAGCTGGCCAGCGGTGAGGTGCTGAACGTGGCCGTCAACCACCTCAAGTCGAAGGGCAGTGGCGGTGCTGCCGGCCTGGATCTGGATCAGCGGGATGGCCAGTCGGCCTTCAATGCCACCCGTACCGCCGCCGCCAGTGAACTGGTGCGCTGGATCGGCACCGACCCCACCGGCAACGGTGACAGTGACTGGGTGGTGCTGGGCGACATCAATGCCTACGCCAAGGAGGACCCGATCCGGGTGCTGGAAGCGGCCGGCTTCCGCAACGCCCTGCCCACCTTCACGGCCGAGCCCCCCTCGAGCTACGCCTTCTTCAACCCGGTCGACATGAGCGGGGCGCTGGATCACATGCTGATCTCCCCCTCCCTGGTGCGCCAGGCGGTGGCAGCGACGGACTGGAGCATCAACGCCGCCGAGGGCGCCTTCCGCGACTACAACCTCGACACCAACAGCAACGGCAATGCGGCGTCCCGCGACTTCTTCGCGCCCGATCCGTACCGCACCTCCGACCACGACCCCCTGCTGCTGGACCTGGATCTGGGCCGTGCCCTGCCCGCCGGACTCGCCTTCTCCCACGGGGTCGCCTCCGGCGACCCCTACGCCGATTCGGTGATCCTCTGGACCCGGGTGACACCGCCCGCCGGTTTCGCCGGTCTGGTGGACGTGCAGTGGGAGGTGTCAACCAGCGCCGGTTTCGAGGCCGGTTCGATCGTCGATCGCGGTGTGTTCACCACCAGCGTCGCCCGCGACTGGACCGTGAAGGTGGAGGCCGACGGCCTCAGCGCCGACACCGTGTATCACTACCGCTTCCGCGCCGGTGCGGCGCAGTCGATGGTGGGGCAGACCAAGACCCTGCCGGTGGGCAGCGGCCCGGTGCGGCTGGCCGTCTTCTCCTGCGCCAACTTCACCGCCGCCGAGGAATTCCTCGCCTACGGCAGGGCCGCCGCCGTCCATGCGGTGAACCCCTACGACGCCCTGGTGCATGTGGGCGACTACATCTACGAGTACGGCCCCGGGGGCTTCGATGAGGCGGAGGACGCCGCCGGCAGCCGCGGCTTCCTGCCCGAGCGCGAGATCGTCAGCCTCGACGACTACCGGCTCCGCTATGCCCAGTACCACACCGATGTCAATCTCCAGGCGCTGCGGGCCGCGGCGCCGCTGATCGCCATCTGGGACGACCACGAGACCGCCAACGACAGCTGGGCCGGCGGCGCCGAGAACCACCAGAGCGCCACGGAGGGCGACTGGATCAGCCGGCGGGACGCGGCTCTCAAGGCCTACCACGAGTGGCTGCCGATCCGGGAACCCGGCCTGCGCCAGAGCGGCGACGGCGCCACCGCCCTCACCCCCCTCACCCAGGGGTACCGCTCGTTCGATTTCGGCGACGTGCTGGCGCTGCACATCCTCGAAACCCGCCTCACCGCCCGCGATGAGCAGCTGGAGTACCCCGATGCCGCCGCGGTGCAGGCCCGCATCGGCGCCATCCTCGCCGACCCGGCCCAGGTGGGGGCCTATGCCAGCCAGCTGGGGCTCACCCCGCCGGCCTCCCCCGCCGCGATCCCGGGCTTTGCCGCCGCCTTGGCGCCCCTGGTCACCCGGGAACTGGTGCTGGCCACCGTCCAGCAGGCCTGGGGCGATCCCGGTCGCGATCTCCTCGGCGACAGCCAGATGGCCTGGCTGCAGCAACGGATGGCCGGCTCTTCCGCCGCCTGGCAGGTGCTGGGCCAATCCGTGCTGATGCAGTCGATGGCGGTGCCGGCGGAACTGCTGCTGGATGCCGGCAATCCCGCCCTGCTCGACAAGTACGCCGCCCCGTTACAGAAACTCGCCACCGGGACCCCGTTCGATCAGCTGACGGCGGCAGAGAAAGCCCTGTTCGCCGAGGCCGGCAAGATCCCCTACAACCTCGATGCCTGGGATGGCTATGGGGTGGAGCGGGAAACGATCCTGCAGAGCGCCCTGGCCCTGGGCAAGCGGCTGATCAGCCTGGCCGGCGACACCCACAACGCCTGGGCCGGTGTCCTGGACACGATGACGACGGGCACCGGCCCCGCCGGCAGCCTGGCCGGCCTGGAGTTCGCCACCCCTGGGGTCACCTCGCCGGGCCTGGAGAAGTATCTGCCGGGCGCCGATGCCTACATCCGGGCGAATTACCCCGCTGTCGATGGCCTGGACGGCCTGTTCATGGGTTACATCGGTGGCTTGAGCTACGCCGATGTCAATCGACGCGGCTTCCTCGATCTCACCGTCAGCACCGATCGCGTGGACGGCGCGTTCCACCTGCTCTCGGGCCTCGATCCCGTCACCGACCAGCCCGCCTGGGCCATCGAGACGGTGACCGGTTCGGCCGATTTCAGCCTGACGGTGGCTCCTGAGCAGGGTGGCCCGATCCAGTGGCAACCCGGCTGGAAGGAACTCGACCTGGTCTTCGGCGCCGCGGTGGACAATGGCGGCAACCTCACCCTCCTGGATCCGGCTGCCTACGGGGCCGTTCCCGAGCGGGGCATCCAGCTCGCCAACGTGACGGTGATCGGTTCCGAGGCGCCGGACACGGTCTACGCCGGTGTGGGCTCCCGCATCGAGGGCCGGGGCGGCAGCGACCAGTTCTTCAACAGCGAAAGCCTGGGCGGCAACGTGCTGGTGGGCGGCGGCGGTGCCGACCAGTTCTTCCTGGGCCAGGCCAGGGATGTCGTCATCGGCGGCGGCCTGATCGACCCCGCCCGCACCCCCGGGCTGGCGCCCGCCACCGCCCTGGCGGACCGTGAGGCCGATCAGTTCCTGATCGACAGCTCCGCTGCCGTGGCGACGGCCCCGCCCCTGCGGATCAGTGACTTCGAAGTGGGCAGGGACACGGCCTTCATTGATGGCCAGCAGCTCCAGGGCACCTGGGAGCAGATCAAGCAGGCCCTGGCCGCGGCCGGGATCCAGGCCAATGCCGCCCCGGACCTGGCCATGCCATCCGGTGGGCCTGGTCTCACCCTGATTCCAGGCGTCCAGGTGCTCCAGAACCTCGGTGCCTTCGGCCTCGATCCCGATGGGGACCACCTGCAACTCGTCGTCCTGGAAGGCCCCGACTGGATCCGGGCCGACCGCACGACCCTCAGCCTCACGGCCCCCGCCGGTTTCGGCCCCGCCGACCTGGCCAGCCTCACCCTGCGGCTGGGGTTCTTCGATGGAACGGCGATCACGCCCTTCACGCCGTCGCTGACGATCGCTGCGGTCCCTCCTTCCGAGCCGGGCAAGCCGGTGGTGGTGGTGATCACGCCGGGAGGGGATGCGACAGCCATTCCCGTGACCATCACCGGCGGGACCTTCCAGGCCGATCGGCCCTTCCAGGTGGTTCCGACCCCGGCCCCTGTTGTTGGCCTCGGCGACAGTTCCGTTGATTTCGGCATCGATCTGGACCCGGGGCTGGACCGGGCGACGGTCAGCTTCGGGCTCGCGGCCCTGACCGTCGGGGCCCCCTTCGCCGACACCCCCTCCAGCCGCTGGGTCGCCGTCTCCAGCGACCCGGACACCGGCGTGACCACACCGCTGACCTACGACCCGCGCCAGGGAGGCGGTGCCCGGTTCTATGACCTCGACGCCGATGGGTCCGCGGAGTTCCTGCACCTCTCCCTGGCCGACGGCGGCCCCGGTGATCAGGGGCCGGCGGCCGATGGCGAGATCCTGCAGTCGGTGACGGTCGGGACGGTGGATCTCCAGCCCGTCTTCCGTCGCCTCGACCCCCTCACCCTCACGGTGGCGGATCCGTCCAGAAGCGGCGCCGCCGCCAGCCTGGTGCTGCGGGCCAGCCTCTCCGGCCGGCCCGCCAGCTCCAACCAGATCGGCTATGTGGTGCTAGAGGCCAGTGAGCTGGCCGGCGCCGATGCGCTCCTGGCCGATCTGGCGGCCATCCGCTCCCGCGCCCAGACCCTCTTCTCCACCCTGGAGAGCAGCGACGTCACCCTGGCGGCGGACACCAGGTTCGATCGCGAGATCCTGCTGGTCAACGGCCAGTCGGTGCGCTTCTTTGAGGTGATCGACGCCAGCCTGGCGGACCTCACCAGTGCCGGCGACGCGCGCCTGCGCTTCCTCACCCCCGGCGCCCCTGCCGGCTCCGATCGTTCGGTCGGTTTCGCCTCCCCCAGCGGTGCGACCCTCGCCCTCGATCTGCTCGACACCGACCAGGGACTCGATGCGCTGATCGGACAGGAGCAGGGCCTGGCCCCGGTGCTGGACTTCACCGCCTTCTCCGCCGCGCAGGCGGTCCAGGGCACCGTGGTGCTCAGCCGGGAAGCCGATTTCGACGCCATCACCGGCTTCTACCGCGCCCTCGATGCCCAGGGCACCGTGCGCGACGCCGCCGGCAACCTGGTCCGTCCTGGACAGGCCGGCTACCGCGAGGCCGCCCTGCGCGCCGACAACCTCGTCACGGAACTGCAGGGCTTCCGGGTCGGCGATGACCAATCCAGCATCACGGCGGTCACCATCTCGGAATCCTCCTTCCTGGCGCCCTTCGCCCAGGTGAAGGAACACACCTTCTTTGCCTATGCCAGCGCCAATGCCGATGGCCTGGGCCACTTCCGCACCCTGGGCACCAATCTCTTCGGCCTGGAAGACCAATTTGGTGGTGGTGACCTCGACTTCGACGACCACGTGATCGGCTTCAACTTCAGTCAGATCGTCTGA